In Sulfitobacter sp. LCG007, the sequence TCTGACATGGGTGATGTCGGTCATCGGCAGATCGATCCCGAAGGTGAGTTCGCAGAAGTCCTTGACTTCCCGCGCCGATCCCAGCTCCTGGCGGAAATCGTCCGAGGGCACGGCCAGCACCACCAGACCGCGATCGCGGTATCGGTCGTAAAGATCCTGCAGGCCCTGGTACTGGTAGGTATATCCGCATCGCGAGGCGGTGTTCACCACCAGCACCGGACGCCCGGCCCAGTCTCCCAGATCTATCGTGCCGCCATCGATGGACGCGAAACGCTGCGCGGGCATCCCGGCGACGGCCATGCCGGCCGCGAACACCAGCAGCAGGACGGAAAGAAATCGCAGCATCTCTGATCTCCTCTACCCGTATTACGGGCATATTCCGCCCCTGGATCAATACACGTCTTGCGGATCGGCAAGTTTCCTCTCTTTGAAAATCTCGATCCTCACCCCATCTTGGGGAAGAATTTGGGAGTCCCGACATGGATAGATACAAGAAGACCGACGAAGCCCTGGCGGCGCTGTCGCCCGAGGAACATCACGTCACCCAGCGCAACGGAACCGAGCGTCCGGGAACGGGCAAGTACCTGCACAACAAGGAACCCGGCATCTACGTCGACATCGTTTCGGGTGAGCCGCTGTTCGCCTCGGCGGACAAGTACGAAAGTGGCTGTGGCTGGCCGAGCTTCACCAAGCCCCTCGTGCCCGCGCATGTGGTCGAGAACCGCGACGTATCGCTCGGGATGATCCGGACCGAAGTGCGTTCGGCCCACGGCGACAGCCATCTGGGCCATGTGTTCCCGGACGGGCCCCGCGACCGCGGGGGACTGCGCTATTGCATCAACTCGGCCTCGTTGCGTTTCGTGCATCGCGACGACATGGAGGCCGAGGGTTACGCAGAATACATCGACCAGGTGGAGGATGTGGCATGAAGACGGAACGCGCAGTACTGGCAGGCGGCTGCTTCTGGGGCATGCAGGACCTGATCCGCAAGAAGCCCGGCGTGGTCTCGACCCGTGTGGGCTACACCGGGGGCGACGTCCCCAATGCGACCTACCGCAACCACGGCACCCATGCAGAGGCGATCGAGATCGACTACGATCCGAGCGTGATCAGCTACCGCAATCTGCTGGAGCTGTTCTTCCAGATCCACGATCCGACCACCCTGAACCGGCAGGGCAACGACCGGGGCCTCAGCTATCGGTCGGCGATCTACTATGTCGACGAAGAACAGAAACAGGTCGCGCTCGACACGATCGCGGATGTCGAGGCATCCGGTCTCTGGCCCGGCAAGGTGGTGACCGAGGTCGAGCCCGTCGGCGCGTTCTGGGAGGCAGAGCCGGAGCATCAGGACTATCTCGAGCGGATCCCGAACGGTTATACGTGCCATTTCGCCCGCCCCGACTGGGTTCTGCCGAAACGCACTGCCGAGGTTGAACGCGCAGATTGAAGGATCAGCGGTCGGCCGCCACACGCGGCCGGCCCACCGCCTCGACCGTCACTTCGGCCTCGATGAACATCTCGCGCGCCTCCACGCCGGCGCTGCGGATGTCGCGGTCGACCCGAACCGAGATGTCGGACGCCCCCGCCGCCTGTGCCGCCTCCTGCGCCTGACCCCGCAGGACGCCTTCTAGCAGGCTCAGCGCCACATCGCGGTCGGTGAAATCCTGCGGACCGGTCTCGAGGTGGACACGGTAGCGCCCCTCGCCGGGAGAAGTGACCGTTCCGCTGCGCCGGACCGTGATCCGCCCCACCACCGCCCCGATGGCATTGGCCACGCCCGCATGTTCGGGCAGGATCATCTGCGTGCCCAGAAGGTCGCCAACCGCCGGGTAGTAGCTGGCCGCCGAGGCCCCCAGACCGATTACCGGAATGGCAAGCCCCGTCTGGAGCCGCACCAGCCCCGACGCACCGCCCAGTCCGCGATGCATCAGCTCATGACGCGCAAGGACTTCGGGGGCGGCATCGAAGGGTCTGTCCTCTTCGGCGAAGGCGGTCTCAAGCAGCGCCAGAACGGTCTGTCGACGCAGCTGTTCGACGATGATCCTGGCCATGTCCTGCGCGTCCCGCGCCAATACCTCGCCCGCGCCCGTCCTGCGCCGGCCGAACAACAGCAGCGCCTTCTCTGCCGCCCCCCGGTCCCAGGCCTCCGCCAGCCCGAGCACATGTGCCGCGTCCGACGGGGTCACGCCGCCGATCTGCACCAGCCCCCGGTCGACAAGCCGCGTCAGGGCTCCGGTCTCGAGCCGTGAGGTCAGCACCTTGCCGAGCGGTTGCACGTTGTCACCGATCCGCTCGAGCAGTGCCGCCTCGCGAAGGCCAAGGCCCTCGGCGCTCTGTCCCGCCACCGCGCGGACGAAACGCCCGTCATGTTCGCCGGGCAGCGCGGAGGCGAGCTGAGCATTGAGGGCCGCATGCACCACATCGCCCGCCTCGACCCCCAGCAAGGCCACCGGAAGCAGCCTCCGGGGGCCCAGCGTGACCCCGCCCTTCAGCCCCTCGCTTTCAAAATGGACCGCACTGTCGCCGCCCAGCCCAGTCGTCCGCATCGCCACCGCCTCGACCATCGTGCGATAGGGCCCGACCCGCGCGCCTTCCGGATCGATGGCGGGCTTGCCGTCGCGCAGCAGCGCCACGTCGGTCGTCGTCCCGCCGATGTCGCTGACCAGCGCCCGCTCGGCCCCGGTCATCCAGCGCGCGCCCACGATGGAGGCTGCCGGACCGCTCAGGATGGTCTCGATGGGCCGCTCCCGCGCCTGCGCGCTCGACATCAGCGCCCCGTCGCCGCGCACGACCATCAGCGGCGCCGCGATCCCGATCTCGCGCAGCACATCCTCCGCCCGCCCGATCAGCCGGTCGATCAGTCCAAGAAGCCGCGCGTTCAGCACCGCCGTCATCGCGCGCTTCGGCCCGTTCAACCGCGCCGAAAGCTGATGCGACGCCGACACGGGACGCCCGGTGATCTCGGCCACCATTGCCGCCGCGCGCCGCTCATGGGCCGGATTGCGGGTGGCAAATTGGGCCGCGACCGCATATGCGCTCAGCGCATCGCGGTTTTGTTCAAGGAAGGTCAGTATTGCCGCCTCGTCGAGCGGCTGCGCCTCGGTCCCGGCATGGGAATGCCCGCCGGCACAGGCAAGCGAGGGATCGCCCTTGAGCGCCTCGGCCAGCCCGTGCGCCGCGAGATCGCCCTCGCGGAAGCCGATGAAGATAAGCCCGACGCGCCCGCCCTGACCCTCGACCAACGCGTTCGTTGCCAGCGTCGTGGACAGCGAGGCCATCGACACGTCTTCCGGTGAAATGGCCGCCTGATTCAGCACCGCGCGGACAGCCGCCCCCACGCCCAGCGCAAGATCCTGCCGCGTCGTCAGCGCCTTGGCCGAGGCGATCACAGCCGTCTCGTCGCGCATCAGCACCGCGTCGGTATAGGTTCCGCCCGTGTCCACACCCAGCAGCAGCGCCATCGCTCACTCCATCCGCCTTCCGGCCACCCTCTACAGACCTGGCAAGCCCGGCCCCGCCTGCCGGTTCAGGCCGCCGCCAGACGGCCCGCCGCCCAGCGTCCCGCTTCTGCGACCGTTGGATCGCCATCCCCCATCAGCATCTGAGCGACCGGACGCAGGCGCGCGCGGCCCGAATTGCCGATGGCATAGGCGACGTTGCGCACGAAGCGGTTGCGTCCGATCCGCTTGATCGGCGATCCCGAGAACCGCGCCCGGAATCCCGCGTCGTCGAGCCGCGCCAGATCCGAAAGATCCGGCGCGCGCAGGCTTCCGTCCCCGAGAAGCCGCAGATCCCGCGCGGCCACGGCGAACTTGTTCCAGGGACAGACCGCGAGACAGTCGTCGCAGCCATAGATCCGGTTGCCCATCTTGGGGCGCAACGCCGCATCCACGGGGCCGTCATGTTCAATGGTGAGGTATGAGATGCAGCGCCGCGCATCGAGCCTGTAGGGTGCCGGAAACGCATCCGTCGGACAGATGTCGAGACAGGCGGTACATGACCCGCAGTGACCCGTCTCGGGCGCGTCCGCTTCCAGATCCAGGGTCGTGAAGACGCACCCCAGAAAGACCCAGTTGCCCCAGTCCCGGCTCAGAAGGTTGGTATGCTTGCCCTGCCAGCCAAGTCCCGCCGCCTGACCCAGGGCCTTCTCCGGCACCGGCGCCGTGTCGACGAAGACCTTCACCTCACATCCTGACTCCGCCACCAGCCAGCGCGCCAGGCGCTTGAGCCGCTTCTTGACAACGTCATGATAGTCGCGCCCCTGCGCATAGGCCGATATCGCGCCCCTCTCGGGCAGCGTCAGAAGCTCGAGCGGATCGAATTCCGGCGCGTAGCTTTCCGCCAGCATCAGCACCGAGCGCGCGTCGGGCCAGAGGGCCGCGGGATCGCCGCGCCACGACGTACGCTCGGCCAGCCATCCCATCTGCCCGTGATGACCCGCGTCAAGAAAGGCCTGAAGCCGCCCCGCCACCTCCGGCACGGAATCGGGCCGGCAGACCCGGGCGGACACGAACCCCTCCTTCAGGGCCCGCGCG encodes:
- a CDS encoding glutathione peroxidase — protein: MLRFLSVLLLVFAAGMAVAGMPAQRFASIDGGTIDLGDWAGRPVLVVNTASRCGYTYQYQGLQDLYDRYRDRGLVVLAVPSDDFRQELGSAREVKDFCELTFGIDLPMTDITHVRGAKAHPFYRQLREEVGFVPSWNFNKILIAPDGRVVRTWGSGTKPMSREIVGAVEALLD
- the msrB gene encoding peptide-methionine (R)-S-oxide reductase MsrB, whose product is MDRYKKTDEALAALSPEEHHVTQRNGTERPGTGKYLHNKEPGIYVDIVSGEPLFASADKYESGCGWPSFTKPLVPAHVVENRDVSLGMIRTEVRSAHGDSHLGHVFPDGPRDRGGLRYCINSASLRFVHRDDMEAEGYAEYIDQVEDVA
- the msrA gene encoding peptide-methionine (S)-S-oxide reductase MsrA, translated to MKTERAVLAGGCFWGMQDLIRKKPGVVSTRVGYTGGDVPNATYRNHGTHAEAIEIDYDPSVISYRNLLELFFQIHDPTTLNRQGNDRGLSYRSAIYYVDEEQKQVALDTIADVEASGLWPGKVVTEVEPVGAFWEAEPEHQDYLERIPNGYTCHFARPDWVLPKRTAEVERAD
- a CDS encoding hydantoinase/oxoprolinase N-terminal domain-containing protein, giving the protein MALLLGVDTGGTYTDAVLMRDETAVIASAKALTTRQDLALGVGAAVRAVLNQAAISPEDVSMASLSTTLATNALVEGQGGRVGLIFIGFREGDLAAHGLAEALKGDPSLACAGGHSHAGTEAQPLDEAAILTFLEQNRDALSAYAVAAQFATRNPAHERRAAAMVAEITGRPVSASHQLSARLNGPKRAMTAVLNARLLGLIDRLIGRAEDVLREIGIAAPLMVVRGDGALMSSAQARERPIETILSGPAASIVGARWMTGAERALVSDIGGTTTDVALLRDGKPAIDPEGARVGPYRTMVEAVAMRTTGLGGDSAVHFESEGLKGGVTLGPRRLLPVALLGVEAGDVVHAALNAQLASALPGEHDGRFVRAVAGQSAEGLGLREAALLERIGDNVQPLGKVLTSRLETGALTRLVDRGLVQIGGVTPSDAAHVLGLAEAWDRGAAEKALLLFGRRRTGAGEVLARDAQDMARIIVEQLRRQTVLALLETAFAEEDRPFDAAPEVLARHELMHRGLGGASGLVRLQTGLAIPVIGLGASAASYYPAVGDLLGTQMILPEHAGVANAIGAVVGRITVRRSGTVTSPGEGRYRVHLETGPQDFTDRDVALSLLEGVLRGQAQEAAQAAGASDISVRVDRDIRSAGVEAREMFIEAEVTVEAVGRPRVAADR
- the queG gene encoding tRNA epoxyqueuosine(34) reductase QueG; this translates as MEGMKDLLVARALKEGFVSARVCRPDSVPEVAGRLQAFLDAGHHGQMGWLAERTSWRGDPAALWPDARSVLMLAESYAPEFDPLELLTLPERGAISAYAQGRDYHDVVKKRLKRLARWLVAESGCEVKVFVDTAPVPEKALGQAAGLGWQGKHTNLLSRDWGNWVFLGCVFTTLDLEADAPETGHCGSCTACLDICPTDAFPAPYRLDARRCISYLTIEHDGPVDAALRPKMGNRIYGCDDCLAVCPWNKFAVAARDLRLLGDGSLRAPDLSDLARLDDAGFRARFSGSPIKRIGRNRFVRNVAYAIGNSGRARLRPVAQMLMGDGDPTVAEAGRWAAGRLAAA